Proteins from a single region of Bogoriella caseilytica:
- a CDS encoding ComF family protein, which translates to MNGTGGRVQALLDLVLPRECVGCGRWDQTLCEDCAALFAGPPRRCLDLPNPSLPTWSAGPYRGARRAAVLAWKNHRRDCAAPLLQAAEVSAEHWAEDLDLRALLHGVTGPLLVLPAPSGWRRRWARRLVVADLADAVASGLATGLREAGLTDVGEILTADVLRRTGGRHHLAGAGRRERAAQRAGRMHLTHLLPAGTAALLIDDVVTTGATLAASAAALQEAGVQAMGAFTLVATPASGAGLSP; encoded by the coding sequence GTGAACGGCACCGGGGGGCGGGTTCAGGCGCTGCTGGACCTGGTGTTGCCGCGGGAGTGCGTGGGTTGTGGCCGATGGGACCAGACACTCTGTGAGGACTGCGCTGCGCTGTTTGCCGGCCCGCCGCGTCGCTGCCTGGACCTACCGAACCCGTCGCTGCCCACCTGGTCGGCAGGCCCGTACCGCGGCGCGCGCCGGGCCGCGGTGCTGGCATGGAAGAACCACCGCCGCGACTGTGCGGCGCCTCTGCTGCAGGCTGCGGAGGTGAGCGCCGAGCACTGGGCCGAGGACCTCGATCTGCGTGCCCTGCTCCACGGAGTCACGGGACCTCTGCTGGTGCTGCCCGCCCCCTCGGGATGGCGCCGACGCTGGGCGCGCCGACTGGTGGTGGCCGACCTGGCCGATGCGGTGGCCAGCGGATTGGCCACCGGTCTGCGCGAGGCCGGACTGACGGACGTGGGCGAGATCCTGACGGCCGATGTGCTGCGGCGTACCGGCGGTCGGCACCACCTTGCCGGCGCCGGCCGGCGCGAGCGTGCCGCGCAACGCGCAGGCCGGATGCACCTCACCCACCTCCTCCCGGCGGGCACCGCGGCACTCCTGATCGACGACGTCGTCACCACCGGAGCCACCCTTGCCGCCAGTGCTGCAGCGCTCCAGGAGGCCGGCGTCCAGGCGATGGGCGCCTTCACTCTGGTCGCCACCCCGGCCTCGGGAGCCGGCCTGTCGCCCTGA
- the hpf gene encoding ribosome hibernation-promoting factor, HPF/YfiA family: MEIVVTGRNAEISERFTETVETKLSKVEQLAPKAQRIEVELTHEPNPRQSETSDRVEITVRDRGPVVRAEARSSDRYGALDLATGKLLERLRRVRDRQKDRHRPRSRGRRQMEPVPAEAIVPLPQSNGVPEAAGDAIAPDVRSAPTQPGEAIETQLGDSPVLVRHKLHDAEPMTVDQALYEMELVGHPFFLFIDADTGQPCAVYHRRGYTYGVIRLNTVVAGSEGLLSQDSQAHSTVERDPASILG; encoded by the coding sequence ATGGAGATCGTCGTCACCGGCCGCAATGCCGAGATCAGTGAACGCTTCACTGAGACCGTCGAGACGAAGTTGTCCAAGGTCGAGCAGCTCGCCCCGAAGGCCCAGCGCATCGAGGTCGAGTTGACCCACGAGCCCAATCCACGCCAGTCCGAGACCTCCGACCGGGTGGAGATCACCGTCCGGGATCGTGGGCCGGTGGTGCGCGCTGAGGCGCGGAGCTCCGATCGCTACGGAGCGCTGGACCTGGCCACTGGAAAGCTCCTCGAGCGACTACGTCGCGTGCGTGACCGTCAGAAGGACCGTCACCGCCCCCGCTCCCGCGGCCGCCGACAGATGGAGCCCGTGCCCGCCGAGGCGATCGTGCCGTTGCCGCAGAGCAATGGCGTGCCCGAGGCCGCCGGTGACGCCATCGCCCCGGATGTACGGTCCGCGCCCACTCAGCCCGGGGAGGCCATCGAGACGCAGCTGGGCGACTCGCCCGTCCTGGTGCGGCACAAGCTCCATGACGCCGAACCGATGACGGTCGATCAGGCCCTGTATGAGATGGAGCTGGTCGGGCATCCCTTCTTCCTCTTCATCGACGCCGACACCGGCCAGCCCTGCGCGGTCTATCACCGCCGCGGCTATACCTACGGCGTTATCCGCCTCAATACCGTGGTGGCCGGCAGTGAAGGGTTGCTGTCCCAGGACAGCCAGGCCCATTCCACCGTGGAACGCGACCCGGCCTCGATTCTCGGCTGA
- a CDS encoding LysM peptidoglycan-binding domain-containing protein, producing MPHDRGRAAIGTVAGLGLSGCFALITHGQIATLGAAPAPADVIAVAIVGLGAALAAWHGLTYAALLTLRRVQRGRLRPSPATGRNCVTPHPRFAERCLRAGVLRWGFPVARRAILGAAMAGTGASLTALPAHATPEVDEDLGWTAMVTETAADSHEAVAADHTAGPADEPVEDPSDQPADDLAPPGTDHASSEETAGPSSHATHDVQPGESLWSIAATHLGDDAGEAEIAAAWPQWYAENRAAIGDDPDLIHPGLVLDRPAVNPEEHA from the coding sequence ATGCCGCACGACAGAGGACGAGCCGCCATCGGCACCGTGGCCGGGCTGGGCCTCTCCGGCTGCTTCGCCCTGATCACCCACGGGCAGATCGCCACACTCGGCGCAGCCCCCGCGCCCGCCGACGTCATCGCGGTAGCCATCGTGGGCCTGGGCGCCGCGCTCGCCGCATGGCACGGCCTCACCTACGCAGCGCTCCTGACGCTGCGGAGGGTGCAGCGCGGGCGACTGCGCCCCTCACCCGCGACCGGGCGCAACTGCGTGACACCTCACCCGCGGTTCGCCGAACGGTGCCTCCGCGCCGGTGTCCTCCGCTGGGGCTTCCCCGTGGCGCGCCGAGCGATCCTTGGTGCGGCCATGGCTGGCACGGGAGCAAGTCTGACGGCGCTTCCTGCCCATGCCACGCCAGAGGTCGACGAGGACCTCGGCTGGACAGCGATGGTCACCGAGACCGCGGCAGACAGCCACGAGGCCGTGGCGGCCGACCACACTGCGGGCCCGGCAGACGAGCCCGTAGAGGACCCTTCCGACCAGCCTGCCGACGATCTGGCACCCCCAGGAACTGACCACGCCTCATCTGAGGAGACCGCGGGGCCCAGCTCCCACGCCACGCACGACGTGCAGCCCGGCGAGAGCCTGTGGAGCATCGCTGCCACACATCTGGGCGACGACGCCGGCGAGGCCGAGATCGCTGCGGCCTGGCCGCAGTGGTACGCGGAGAACCGCGCGGCCATCGGAGACGACCCCGATCTCATCCACCCCGGCCTGGTGCTCGACAGGCCGGCCGTCAACCCCGAGGAGCACGCATGA
- a CDS encoding LLM class flavin-dependent oxidoreductase yields MQFGIFSVSDITPDPRTGRAPDDTERVRSMVTIAQHADQAGLDVFATGEHHNPPFVASSPTTLLGYLAGTTENILLSTSTTLITTNDPVKIAEDYAMLQVLAKGRMDLMMGRGNTGPVYPWFGQDIRQGINLAIENYALLRRLWTEDVVDWEGRFRTPLQGFTATPRPLDGVAPFVWHGSIRSPEIAEQAAFYGDGFFHNNIFWPTTHTSRMVQYYRERFEHYGHGRADQAIVGLGGQFFARKNSQQAWDEFRPYFDNAPVYGHGPSMEDFTSQTPLTVGSPQQVIDRYAAMREHVGDYQRQLFLIDHAGLPLKTVLEQIDILAGEIVPALRQEFDAKRPEGVPANPPSHTERVAAGRDLATVGAAPVNRDES; encoded by the coding sequence GTGCAATTCGGCATCTTCTCCGTCAGTGACATCACCCCGGATCCCCGTACCGGGCGCGCCCCCGATGACACCGAGCGGGTGCGCTCGATGGTCACCATCGCTCAGCACGCCGACCAGGCCGGGCTCGATGTGTTCGCCACGGGGGAGCACCACAACCCGCCATTCGTCGCCTCTTCGCCGACCACCTTGCTGGGCTACCTCGCCGGGACGACCGAGAACATCCTGCTCTCGACCTCCACCACGCTGATCACCACCAACGACCCGGTGAAGATCGCCGAGGATTACGCGATGCTCCAGGTGCTCGCGAAGGGCCGCATGGATCTGATGATGGGCCGCGGGAACACCGGCCCGGTCTATCCCTGGTTCGGTCAGGACATCCGGCAGGGCATCAACCTCGCGATCGAGAACTATGCGCTGCTGCGCCGGTTGTGGACCGAGGACGTCGTGGACTGGGAGGGCCGTTTCCGTACCCCGCTGCAGGGCTTCACGGCGACGCCCCGCCCTCTCGACGGGGTGGCGCCCTTCGTCTGGCACGGCTCGATCCGCTCGCCGGAGATCGCCGAGCAGGCTGCCTTCTACGGCGACGGTTTCTTCCACAACAACATCTTCTGGCCCACCACTCACACCAGCCGGATGGTGCAGTACTACCGCGAACGCTTCGAGCACTACGGGCACGGCCGTGCGGACCAGGCCATTGTGGGCCTGGGCGGACAGTTCTTCGCGCGGAAGAACTCTCAGCAGGCCTGGGACGAGTTCCGCCCGTACTTCGACAACGCGCCGGTGTACGGTCACGGGCCCTCGATGGAGGACTTCACCTCTCAGACCCCGCTCACCGTGGGATCCCCCCAGCAGGTGATCGACCGGTACGCGGCCATGCGGGAGCACGTCGGCGACTACCAGCGCCAGCTGTTCCTGATCGACCACGCCGGCCTGCCGCTGAAGACCGTGCTGGAGCAGATCGACATCCTGGCCGGGGAGATCGTCCCCGCCCTCCGGCAGGAGTTCGACGCCAAGCGGCCTGAAGGGGTGCCGGCGAATCCGCCGAGCCATACCGAGCGGGTCGCCGCTGGTCGGGATCTGGCCACGGTGGGGGCCGCGCCGGTCAATCGGGATGAGTCCTGA
- a CDS encoding Rv3235 family protein has protein sequence MSTAVIAPAQPIPPAPTSPATAAELPDPAPWAGTLVRNTVEVLQGLRPAGQLMRWLTPPLYDRVAHQAAPPERRPRHRLPRRATVRRVRVCEVSPGVVEAAVILHDGAHLRAAAVRLEARRTRWCVTALQIG, from the coding sequence ATGAGCACAGCAGTCATCGCCCCCGCCCAGCCAATCCCACCGGCGCCGACGTCTCCGGCAACCGCGGCGGAGCTGCCCGACCCGGCCCCCTGGGCAGGAACACTGGTGCGCAACACGGTGGAGGTGCTGCAGGGCCTGAGGCCGGCCGGCCAGCTGATGCGCTGGCTCACGCCACCGCTCTACGATCGCGTGGCCCACCAGGCCGCCCCACCGGAACGCAGGCCCCGGCACCGGCTACCGCGGCGCGCGACGGTGCGACGCGTCCGGGTCTGCGAGGTGAGCCCCGGGGTGGTCGAGGCCGCCGTCATCCTGCACGACGGCGCCCACCTCCGCGCGGCAGCCGTGCGTCTGGAGGCGCGCCGCACCCGATGGTGCGTGACCGCCTTGCAGATCGGCTGA
- a CDS encoding helix-turn-helix domain-containing protein translates to MPGRFLTLADVAETLAVSVTQARALVRSGELRAIQVGGRGQWRVEDAALEEYIAQQYQRTRERIDAGGDLDSN, encoded by the coding sequence ATGCCGGGACGCTTCCTCACCCTCGCCGACGTCGCCGAGACCTTGGCCGTGTCCGTGACTCAAGCCCGCGCACTGGTGCGCTCCGGAGAGCTCCGTGCCATTCAGGTGGGCGGACGTGGGCAGTGGCGCGTGGAGGATGCCGCGCTGGAGGAGTACATCGCGCAGCAGTATCAGCGCACCCGTGAGCGGATCGACGCCGGCGGGGATCTGGACTCCAACTGA
- a CDS encoding LpqB family beta-propeller domain-containing protein, translating into MTASVPHRPQPRRVLGALALLLALAVAVGACAGLPQSGPVTSADTELPAGSEVSLFVPGPSPGAEPEEIVQGFLDAVTAGFGDDFGVARDFLAGPAVEDWRPGESTQIHVSSAPRVERTATGAVEVSVDAVATVDERGRYIQAPVDAVFDAEMSLARNAAGEWRIVDLPNGILLPEASFSLAYSSTYLHFLTPDDQYFVLETRWFPRENLATAATNALLAGPSEWLEPGVRTAAPSGTRLRVDSVPVGTDGVATVDLTSAVLEAEVNDRALLRAQIEATLATAGDVREVRLAVGQQAFDTGSSLPELSVYPYSTPSSWLAIADGELMQVSEGEATMHPGADLLGDELSSPATGYGEDPPSVVIDGGDNLVTVPDFQSPPSVLVEGRDLLAPSIDRFGWIWTISQEEDQDPQMIAIQATGERVDITAPWLAEGEVLALRISRDGSRAGLIREVAGEAVVEVAAVQRDTEGRPSQLADPVAVAQRLEDPSDLAWVGPTTLAVLATSDLEPSRAVHTVPLGAPHAALPVVEGAVRITAGRGDTSLLVTTEEGTIFERNGATWRAAHVGLEDPALPG; encoded by the coding sequence ATGACCGCGTCCGTGCCGCACCGGCCGCAGCCGCGCCGCGTGCTCGGTGCCCTGGCCCTGCTCCTGGCCCTTGCCGTAGCGGTCGGTGCCTGTGCCGGGCTGCCGCAATCGGGGCCGGTCACTTCGGCCGATACCGAGCTCCCCGCCGGCAGTGAGGTCTCGCTCTTCGTCCCGGGCCCCAGCCCAGGAGCCGAGCCGGAAGAAATCGTGCAGGGCTTCCTCGACGCGGTCACGGCAGGTTTCGGCGATGACTTCGGGGTAGCGCGTGATTTCCTCGCGGGCCCGGCGGTCGAGGACTGGCGCCCGGGCGAGAGTACCCAGATCCACGTCAGCAGCGCCCCGCGGGTTGAGCGCACCGCCACGGGCGCCGTGGAGGTCTCGGTGGACGCCGTGGCGACCGTCGACGAGAGGGGCCGCTACATCCAGGCACCAGTCGATGCCGTTTTCGATGCCGAGATGTCGCTGGCCCGCAATGCGGCCGGGGAGTGGCGCATCGTGGATCTCCCGAACGGCATCCTGTTGCCCGAGGCCAGCTTCTCCTTGGCCTATTCCTCCACTTACCTGCACTTCCTGACGCCCGACGACCAGTACTTCGTGCTCGAGACGCGCTGGTTCCCCCGGGAGAACCTGGCGACTGCCGCGACGAACGCCCTGCTCGCCGGCCCCTCCGAGTGGCTCGAACCGGGCGTACGCACGGCCGCGCCCAGTGGCACCCGCCTGCGGGTCGATTCGGTGCCGGTGGGGACCGACGGAGTGGCCACGGTGGATCTCACCAGCGCCGTCCTGGAAGCCGAGGTCAATGATCGCGCTCTGCTGCGGGCCCAGATCGAGGCCACCCTCGCCACGGCCGGTGATGTGCGAGAGGTGCGTCTGGCAGTCGGGCAGCAGGCCTTCGACACCGGCAGCAGCCTGCCCGAACTCTCCGTGTATCCCTACAGCACGCCGTCGAGCTGGCTCGCCATCGCCGATGGCGAGTTGATGCAGGTCAGCGAGGGCGAGGCCACCATGCACCCCGGAGCCGACCTGCTCGGCGACGAGCTGAGCTCGCCGGCGACCGGTTATGGCGAGGATCCCCCCTCGGTGGTGATCGATGGCGGAGACAATCTGGTGACCGTGCCGGACTTCCAATCCCCGCCCTCGGTCCTGGTGGAAGGACGAGACCTCCTGGCGCCCTCGATCGATCGCTTCGGGTGGATCTGGACGATCAGCCAGGAGGAGGACCAGGATCCGCAGATGATCGCGATCCAGGCCACCGGGGAGCGGGTCGACATCACCGCGCCGTGGCTCGCCGAGGGAGAGGTGCTGGCCTTGCGGATTTCTCGTGATGGCTCGCGGGCCGGCCTCATCCGTGAGGTGGCCGGCGAAGCCGTGGTCGAGGTGGCCGCCGTGCAGCGTGACACCGAGGGCCGCCCGAGCCAGCTGGCCGACCCGGTCGCGGTCGCACAACGGCTCGAGGATCCCAGCGATCTCGCCTGGGTCGGGCCCACCACGCTGGCCGTGCTCGCCACCTCCGATCTTGAGCCCTCTCGTGCCGTGCACACCGTGCCCCTGGGAGCGCCCCACGCGGCGCTGCCGGTGGTCGAGGGTGCCGTGCGGATCACCGCGGGCCGCGGGGACACCTCCCTGCTCGTGACCACCGAGGAGGGCACGATCTTCGAGCGCAATGGCGCCACCTGGCGCGCGGCCCACGTGGGCCTGGAAGACCCGGCACTTCCCGGGTAG
- the secA gene encoding preprotein translocase subunit SecA: protein MPQAQLPKTQGVRVSILSKILRMGEGRVLKKLTAIADQVDQLEETVADLTDEELREQTDILKGRHADGESLDDLLPEAFAVVREAASRTLGQRHYRVQVMGGAALHLGNIAEMKTGEGKTLVATLPAYLNALTGKGVHVVTVNDYLASYQSELMGRVFRFLGMSTGTVLNGQKPAERREQYAADITYGTNNEFGFDYLRDNMASAMEDLVQRGHHFAIVDEVDSILIDEARTPLIISGPAQGDQNKWYPEFAKLVLRMERDVDYEVDEKKRTVGVLEAGIEKVEDHLGIDNLYESLNTPLIGFLNNAIKVKELYRRDKDYIVKNGEVLIVDEHTGRVLSGRRYSEGLHQAIEAKEGVAIKAENQTLATVTLQNYFRLYDKLGGMTGTAETEAAEFQNTYKMGVVPIPTNKPMARVDQSDVIYKGVSQKFNAIVEDIAERHAAGQPVLVGTTSVEKSETLSKLLRKKGVPHEVLNAKQHEREAAIVAMAGRKGAVTVATNMAGRGTDIMLGGNAEHLAIAEMRERGFDPVEAPEEYEAHWDGVLEKAQQAVAAEHEEVVELGGLYVLGTERHESRRIDNQLRGRSGRQGDPGESRFYLSFEDDLMRVFNSGMAARVMDSAPDDTPLEFKVVSRTIANAQAQIEARNQESRKNVLKYDDVLNKQRLTVYAERRRVLEGADISETFQRFGREVVTGLVSSYATGAPEEWDLDALWRDLEDTYPVSVTIEDLVEEAGSVTRLSVEMLERELTSDVKVAFESREEELSPEVMRQLERRVLLSVVDRKWRDHLYEMDYLKNGIGLRAMAQRDPLVEYQREGYELFKAMSGAIKEDAVQRLFKVELKKQTAESADGPQVTAASAAATAVAAGAAQAGAGGAAEAGTGEGAQSPAKKERTPEEIDALLGLEAPVKPTKLSYSASASGGDDEAGGAAGGNREQRRAAAKAAKKNR from the coding sequence ATGCCGCAGGCCCAGTTGCCCAAGACGCAAGGAGTCCGAGTGTCCATCCTCAGCAAGATCCTCCGGATGGGTGAGGGGCGGGTGCTCAAGAAGCTCACTGCCATCGCTGACCAGGTCGACCAACTCGAGGAGACGGTCGCGGACCTGACCGACGAGGAGCTGCGCGAGCAGACCGACATCCTCAAGGGGCGCCACGCGGACGGGGAGTCGCTCGACGACCTCCTCCCGGAGGCCTTCGCCGTCGTCCGGGAAGCCGCCTCGCGCACGCTGGGCCAGCGCCACTACCGCGTGCAGGTCATGGGTGGGGCCGCGCTGCATCTGGGCAACATCGCCGAGATGAAGACCGGTGAGGGAAAGACCCTGGTGGCCACTCTGCCGGCCTACCTCAACGCCCTGACCGGCAAGGGCGTTCACGTCGTGACCGTCAACGACTATCTCGCCAGCTATCAGAGCGAGCTGATGGGCCGTGTCTTCCGCTTCCTCGGCATGAGTACCGGCACCGTGCTCAACGGCCAGAAGCCGGCCGAGCGACGCGAGCAGTACGCCGCCGACATCACCTACGGCACGAACAACGAGTTCGGCTTCGACTACCTGCGCGACAACATGGCCTCGGCCATGGAAGACCTGGTCCAGCGCGGCCATCACTTCGCGATCGTCGACGAGGTGGACTCGATCCTCATCGACGAGGCCAGGACGCCGCTGATCATCTCCGGGCCCGCGCAGGGCGACCAGAACAAGTGGTACCCCGAGTTCGCCAAGCTCGTGCTGCGGATGGAACGCGATGTCGACTACGAGGTCGACGAGAAGAAGCGGACCGTGGGCGTGCTCGAAGCCGGCATCGAGAAGGTCGAGGACCACCTCGGCATCGACAACCTCTACGAGTCGCTCAACACCCCCTTGATCGGCTTCCTGAACAATGCCATCAAGGTCAAGGAGCTCTACCGGCGCGACAAGGACTACATCGTCAAGAACGGCGAGGTCCTCATCGTGGACGAGCACACCGGGCGTGTGCTTTCCGGCCGGCGCTACTCCGAGGGGCTGCACCAGGCCATCGAGGCCAAGGAGGGTGTGGCCATCAAGGCCGAGAACCAGACCCTGGCCACCGTGACCCTGCAGAACTACTTCCGGCTCTACGACAAGCTCGGCGGCATGACCGGCACCGCGGAGACCGAGGCTGCGGAGTTCCAGAACACCTACAAGATGGGCGTGGTGCCCATACCCACCAACAAGCCCATGGCGCGCGTCGACCAGTCCGATGTGATCTACAAGGGCGTGAGCCAGAAGTTCAACGCCATCGTCGAGGACATCGCCGAGCGTCATGCCGCGGGCCAGCCGGTGCTGGTGGGCACCACCAGCGTCGAGAAGTCCGAGACGCTCTCCAAGCTGCTGCGCAAGAAGGGAGTGCCCCACGAGGTGCTCAACGCCAAGCAGCACGAGCGCGAGGCGGCGATCGTGGCGATGGCAGGGCGCAAGGGCGCGGTCACCGTGGCCACCAACATGGCCGGCCGCGGTACCGACATCATGCTCGGTGGCAACGCCGAGCACCTCGCCATCGCCGAGATGCGTGAGCGTGGTTTTGACCCGGTGGAGGCGCCCGAGGAATACGAGGCGCACTGGGACGGGGTGCTGGAGAAGGCCCAGCAGGCGGTGGCCGCCGAGCACGAGGAGGTCGTCGAGCTCGGCGGCCTCTACGTGCTGGGCACCGAGCGTCACGAGTCGCGGCGGATCGACAACCAGTTGCGTGGTCGTTCCGGGCGTCAGGGCGACCCCGGTGAGTCCCGCTTCTACCTGTCCTTCGAGGACGACTTGATGCGGGTCTTCAACTCCGGCATGGCCGCCCGGGTCATGGATTCGGCCCCCGATGACACTCCGCTGGAGTTCAAGGTGGTCAGCCGCACCATCGCGAACGCGCAGGCGCAGATCGAGGCGCGCAACCAGGAGTCGCGCAAGAACGTGCTCAAGTACGACGACGTGCTCAACAAGCAGCGGCTGACGGTCTACGCCGAGCGGCGCCGCGTACTCGAGGGTGCGGACATCTCCGAGACCTTCCAGCGCTTCGGCCGCGAGGTCGTCACCGGCTTGGTGTCCTCCTACGCCACCGGGGCTCCCGAGGAATGGGACCTCGACGCGCTCTGGCGAGACCTGGAGGACACCTACCCGGTGTCGGTGACCATCGAGGATCTGGTGGAAGAGGCAGGCTCAGTGACCCGGCTCAGTGTGGAGATGCTCGAGCGGGAGCTCACCTCGGACGTGAAGGTCGCCTTCGAGAGTCGCGAGGAGGAGCTGAGCCCCGAGGTGATGCGCCAGCTCGAACGGCGGGTGCTGCTCTCGGTGGTGGACCGCAAGTGGCGTGACCACCTCTATGAAATGGACTACCTCAAGAACGGCATCGGCCTGCGTGCCATGGCGCAGCGTGACCCGCTTGTGGAGTACCAGCGCGAAGGCTACGAGCTGTTCAAGGCCATGAGCGGAGCCATCAAGGAAGACGCCGTCCAGCGGCTCTTCAAGGTGGAACTCAAGAAGCAGACCGCGGAGAGCGCCGATGGCCCCCAGGTGACCGCGGCCTCGGCCGCAGCCACAGCAGTCGCGGCTGGTGCCGCCCAAGCGGGCGCGGGCGGTGCAGCCGAGGCCGGCACGGGAGAAGGCGCGCAGAGCCCGGCCAAGAAGGAGCGCACTCCCGAGGAGATCGACGCGCTGCTCGGCCTGGAAGCTCCTGTCAAGCCCACCAAGCTCAGCTACTCCGCCTCCGCCTCGGGTGGGGACGACGAGGCCGGGGGCGCGGCCGGGGGGAACCGCGAACAGCGCCGGGCCGCAGCCAAGGCAGCGAAGAAGAACCGCTGA
- a CDS encoding FMN reductase — MVAGESGATRRSLVAVSAGLGQPSSTRMLAERLLGGTSDALAEQGVGVDTEIVELRGHAHAIVDAMLTGFASGELDEVLGRVTAADGLILVTPVFTTTYSGLFKSFLDILDHDALRGVPVVLGATGGTARHSLALEYSLRPLLTYLRAEVVTTSVFAATEDWAGTDAGPSPKSHHDAAQTEGLPRRIHRAGRELADRVAANPVRQSGDLFDGTPDFGQMLGQLGH, encoded by the coding sequence ATGGTCGCTGGAGAGTCGGGTGCCACGCGCCGCTCGCTAGTGGCCGTGTCAGCCGGTCTCGGGCAGCCGTCCAGCACGCGGATGCTGGCTGAGCGGCTGCTCGGTGGCACCAGCGATGCTCTGGCAGAGCAGGGGGTGGGCGTCGACACCGAGATCGTGGAGCTGCGCGGGCATGCCCACGCCATCGTGGATGCGATGCTCACGGGCTTCGCCTCCGGTGAGCTGGACGAGGTGCTCGGGCGCGTCACCGCGGCTGACGGTCTGATTCTGGTCACCCCGGTGTTCACCACCACCTACTCCGGCCTGTTCAAGTCCTTCCTGGACATCCTCGATCACGACGCACTCCGGGGCGTGCCCGTGGTGCTCGGCGCCACCGGTGGTACGGCCCGCCACTCGCTGGCACTGGAGTACTCCCTGCGGCCGCTGCTGACCTATCTGCGGGCCGAGGTGGTGACGACCTCGGTTTTTGCTGCCACCGAGGACTGGGCCGGTACGGACGCCGGCCCCTCGCCGAAGTCCCACCACGATGCGGCCCAGACCGAAGGGTTGCCGCGGCGAATCCACCGTGCCGGTCGCGAACTGGCGGACAGGGTTGCGGCGAACCCCGTGCGCCAGTCGGGTGACCTTTTCGACGGGACGCCCGATTTCGGTCAGATGCTGGGCCAGCTCGGGCATTGA